atatatatatatatatatatatatatatagagagagagagagagagagagagagagagagagagagagagagagagagaaacacttatAGAAGCTGCTttgatggggtgagggaaagtaatttCTCTAACTGATATATTGAGACGTGGGCATCTGGTAGAtgagctgggaggaggagggcttCCATAACAAATGCCCTCGTTTACCAACGCAGCTAATATACATGAAGACCTGTTAGCTCCTGGTAACAAGCCGTACGGTGAAGAAAACGATTACGTGCAGATGGGATAGATCACACACCGTCATTAAAGAAAGGTTTAACAAACGACATCGCTGCGCCCCCTCCAGTTCGCTCAGCAGTATGTGGAGAAAGATCTAGATAGCCGGGGAAGAGTAATaaggacagagaaaaatacaCCGGAAATACATGGAAAGCTCCATTGCTGGACGAGATAAAAGGCGTAATTGTTACTCACTTTTTCTCAAATTGATTTATTTCACTTTGCGATACACATGATTGTTTATAAATAATAGTCATATTTCGTGTTCGggttatatattatttaattttcaCAACTGACATGAATTATCTATGAAACGGCGAGGAGTTGTCACGTGAGTTGTGACGTGGGGATTGATCTTCCTCTTAGACTAATGTTTAGAAatggttaaaaaatatatatttctcccatCAGTACGCTCCTATTCCTTGGCCATTCTCAGAAACAATCATATTTGCGCAGGATAACTGCTCTATACAAATGTCTCGGGCAATTCCGAAGTGGTTCTATAACTAAAACAACCTGAGTGTCCTTCGATGGCCTATCAAGGTGTGTGACTCGAACCCGACGAAAAAATGTTTGGGCGAATATTGTCCGTGTTCGAGAAACGGCTAATGAAATGACAAGCAAATGACAGCAAATAGATTATACCAAGAAGGAATGTGAAGTGTCAAGGAGGAAATCGAGACGTTGCATGAACGTATCACCTCTGTCTCGGAGATTAGAATAACAATACgttgttcttgtatttgttttataataattttttttgccatatttctttaaaaattaaACTATTGTAAAACTATCCCCAGTttaggtgctgtcacactagcacttttccgtcattttttaaacaattttctgaaattttgtccatttttgagcgaattgtcgattttccagttaGACGATAATGATCGGTTCCGTCTggaaaccttaacgtcaactttttcagccaagcacacTCAAATCAAGAGTTGAATTcgaaaatgtttgtatttatgttaaataaaattgtcaaaatttGACGGAAAAGGTGCAAGTGCGACACGGCCtttagtcgattcactgaagcccccAATCctctatgaaaagaaaagaaaagaaaaaaaaatatatattgtatatatatgtatatatgtatatatatatgtgtatatatatatgtatatatatatgtgtgtgtgtgtgtgtgtgtgtgtgtgtgtgtgtgtgtgtgtgtgtgtgtgtgtgtgtgtgtgtgtgtgtgtgtgtgtgtgtgtgtgtgtgcatacatacatatatatatgtatatatatatatatatatgtatatgtatatatacatacatacatacatacatatatatatatatatatatatatatatatatatatatatatatatatatatatatatatatataaagagagagagggagtgatcaACTACATGCTATGGCATTTTGCGCgagaaggggttcaaaatgtgcatgaaatataaaactaaagattGTGCTGTGTAAGAACGAACTGAAGTTGTTTAACACTTCAATTAAACATCTTCACTTGGTTCACACACTGATGAAACATTCCTGTATTCATGTTAACCCTGccacggttttgcgttcagttaaACTAAAATCATTATAGAGTAGCATActttctgtttattgaatccgtgtttggatctgacgaaaaaaatattcatcaccTTATTAGTTCATATTCATATCAAGATTATATAtaagaacatttattttgtgataaaggacaagtacaccaattttatccacaCATAAGCATGTATTGTAAACAGACATGTATTGACAAAAAGGAAAATTTGAAAAGCTGCATAATTTACAAATATAAGTAGAGAGCGAGACCAACTGACTATTTCAGCAGAACGACTTTTTCAATGTATCAGATATCGATACAGCACATGTACTGTGAATCGATGCTTTtactattcaccctccttggaaccacctagcttgtagttgcttgagttgaaacaagcaaacgtgtaTTTTCTATCTcaactgttcgaatgtggatgcggctCCTAGAAACGTTCAGTCTTACGGAATAACAAGAACGGAAACTACGATCAGATAGCGGATATTCAGAATAACCGGACCGAATCATACATACTGATTCATAGCTTGTTACCAAGTATTTCCATAgatgctaaacacacacacacacacacacacacacacacaaacacacgcacgcacgtacgcacgcacacacacacacacacacacacacacacacacacacacacacacacacacacacacacacacacacacacacacacacacacacacacacacacacacacacacaatgatgaagcaTCTTTACATTCTATAATGAACAATATAATATAGCACTGTTTCTGTTTATTGACTAAGggtttggttctggcaaagaaTTAAATACTGTCATTTTAAGAGATCGATTAACCTCTCCAAGATGTTACAGCTACGATACGAATTTCTAAAGGTCTTTTGCACAACTTTCAGTCTGATTTTGCTGTCATGCAAAGGTGTTTAAAGCATTAAGCGTTTTTTCGTTTCATAAAGTATGCACCTAGAATCATTGATGTatgtgaaagaagggggaaatgccACCTGCCCACCATAGGTGTtgtcatttcgataaacaaacaatgccAGGGTATAGCATTTGAAGGATATCCCACTACATGTTTGGTTAACACTTATCTGAAGAAAACGGAAGATCAAATGACACACattctaaaaatattcattaatacacttatcGGTTATttgtattcgaccaatcacactcttttgTTACAAACTACATGGAGCTTAagactcattaaaaaaaatatttacgctTTGTTTACTTCAattagttgccagatgtacaaaagttggACCCAGCAAgtatactgaaatataattccgctactgtatgtgtatttattttaaaaaatatatatatatatatttatacatacatttatgtttttttgtatatatatatacatacatacatacatacatatatatatatatatatatatatatatatatatatatatatatgtatatgtacatgtgtatacgtatgtatttacatgcatatataaaaatatacatatatatatatatatttatatatatatcataatatatgtatatatatgtatatatatatatacatatacatatatatatatatatatatatatatatatatatatatatatatatatatatatatatgtatgtatatgaatatatatatatatgcacatatatatttggagagagagagagagagagagagagagagagagagagagagagagagagagagagagagagagagagagagagagagagagagagagagagagagagagagagagagattgtgtatatatatatatatatatatatatatatatatatatatatatatatatatatgtatatatatatgtatatatatatatgtatatatatatgtatatatatatatatacagattcataatatatatatatacatacatacatatatatatatatatatatatatatatatatatatatatatatacagataatatatatatacctatatatatatatatatatatatatatatatatatatatatatatatataaacacacagacacacacacatatatcccatCATCTTCATATCGAAGGCAAGACTCTCCTCTTGTCCGAAATGGCCTTAGATCACACACACCGATGTTGACACCCACACAATGAGAGATATAATACTTTTGGCTTACCTTAATCTTCTTCAACTGAGATGGCAAATTACCTTACCTCTTCCCACGAGAAAGCGTAGCCATCAGGGTTGACCACTGGCAGGATGTGGAAGTCGTAGGCGTCGAGCAGCTCTGTGATGGCTGGGTCGGCATTATACCCGCTCGTCAGCTGATCCAGTACCCACTGACACGTTGCTGGCGAGATCCATTCCCGGGCGTGGGTGCCACAGTCTATCCACACAACCTGTCTGGTTCTATCTCCGCCGACCGACACCtgtgaaaaatataatataatcaagAACAAAAATGCGGTTGAGAAAACGGTTTACATGGCATGAGAGCTGGTAAGGTTGAAATCAGTTTTCAACGCACGAATAaacagctaatatatatatataaagtgtctgTACCTGCGCCACGCGAATAAGCCTGCCCTCGAGAGATGTACCAGCCACGTAGGTGCTTACAAGAGGATTTTCACTTTCCAGCTTGTCCAGAATTCCATAGATCTGTTTGGATAGGAACAAGCAAGCTTCCTTGGTTAATTATGATATACTTTCCTATTGCGATTTTATTCAAAAGCTTTTGATCGACAGTTATGAATGTCTAAACAACAGTATATTAGAAGTTGATTCTCATTATTAATCCTACAATTCATACAAAAAGCTCGACATCTGAAACATCGCCCCCAGCACTTACGTCTTGAAGGTCATTGTAATTCGAGTGACTGAAAGCAGAAGAGGTTCTGTGCCGGCGCAGGGCGACTCGCTCGCTCTCCTGCTCGTCCAGTAATCTGCAACCCGCTTTAACGAGTCAATTCAAAGAGCCCTTCCACAGAAagcgtgcatgtacatatgtgcttTAGAAAGAAATACATGCAACAGACATGCAGAGTAAAGATCATGGAGTAATTGTATCAAGGAGAGCCAAATCTTTTCTAgtagataaaatacaaaaaatcaatatcaactTACAAGTAATATATGAAAAGCAAAACAACATAAAATCTTTGCGTGCGTTGCTAATAATCTCCACTTGTTCCTTCTGCCTTACGTACTTCTGCACATCCTCGATCTTAACACTCAGGGAGTAGTGTCCCTGGCTGAGATCCGAGGCGAATCTCGAGCCTCCCGAAGGCGGGACGAGCACCTCCCACACCTCCTGGGCGCCCTCGACAGACCTTCTCCACACCTCCGCTCCGGCAGTCTCCGCCACCAGACGCTGCAGCCGCTCGCCGTCATCTGCTCTGCGCGGGAAACCCACACGCAACACTTTGTACCTGGAAAGCATAGCCTGACGAAGTTTTGCTTGTGTGTTATTTTAATTGTCTTCAATCTCAGTGAAAGAGGACGACGAATTGAAAGTTCTATATCTAAGACAGATTTTCAGCGCTAATGCTAACGTATCCATGGAATGTGCTGCTCACCTGTCATACGGCGCCCCTCCGATGAGGCTGTTCAGCAACAGAACCCAGAGCACTTGCAGTTTCAggctcttcatttctcttcgtcTGATGTTTATTCTGATAGCTTTTATGCTCCCAAGACCACTGGAGGATGCATCAGTGACTCATGCTGTTTTATGCATGGGAACAGCACAGATGCCTGAAGATATAAACATGATGCGTTATCAGCTTTGAGGAAAACCCTTGAATCTCACAGCTGTAATTTctcataaaaggagaaaaaacgaaaaaaagatgataataatgatgggaatgataacaataatgatagaaataatggtaataaaaaataataaagataacgataaggataataaaaatcgtaataataataataatgataaaaataattatgatagtaagaacaacaataataataataacagtaatgatacgaATGGacttaataatgatgaggatgagaataacagtaatgaaaaaaatgataaaaattatattgaaaataatacggatagtaataataaataataataaaagaaacaatgatgaagacaataataataatgataatgataacagttataatgataatgacaaagatgataatatacatctatatcaatgtctatctatcgataacactctcttccccctctctctctctctctctctctctctctctctctctctctctctctctctctctctctctctatatatatatatatatatatatatatatatatatatatatattatatatatgtgtgtgtgtgtgtgcgtgtgtgtgtgtgtgtataagtatatatatgtatacacacacacacacacacacacacacatatatatatatatatatatatatatatatatatatatatatatatatatatacatacatacatatatatatatatatatatggatatatatatatatatatatatatatatatatatatatatatatatatatatatatatgtatgtaagtatacacacacacacacacacacacacacacacacatatatatatatatatatatatatatatatatatatatatatatatatatatatatatatatatatattatggaaatCAGGCAAAGggcaataatgactgaaatatttatggagagagagagaggggggatcgcCTTTATTTCTGTTAGTTGTTGATTTGAGGAATATATTGGACCTTCCTTAAGAAATAAGTTATCGTATATTATtacgaaaataattatcatgaaatcttatcaTATCGTTTCAttttaattccttatcatattttctatataaactTTAAACATTGTTGGAAATgactatttatatcaatattcgtcagacggaaatatccttcgtTTGCATTATCCCAGAgccgtatattaatatatggctctgcattatcctacgTAGctactctcttcctcactctcctccgtcGTATATGACCTAGATCCACTATTTAGGTAATCGTAAACTATtgatgttatttggaaaataaatTTGTACTCATGACAGAATTTCATATgccattatattttccaaatgtttgCAGTTATTTcgttaccaaaaataacgaaatgaaatgtAAAAGACGGACTAAACATgaaagtaatgggtttcttgaatattttGGAGGGGGCACACCGACAAGGTGTTGCACACCAgtcgctgaaacgacaaataaaagcGTAAGAATAGATATAGTCAAGGCCGagggaatattcccttagcctttggtagagtgaagctagactcggcccttcgcggggtgagtgagcaagcgtgatcCAGGAAGGTGGTTTGCTGGGAAGTTCccaatctgcccaggtctaaagactgtcaTCCAATAATCTGGCACTAAATGATATGTTAATAGTATGAGATTCGCAGCACTTACATCCTATatacaccaccatcattatattaatgcaccgctggGCACATTCACTGCATTTAATTTTACATAAtttattttcaccaacagtttcggaaacaatataaattgggttgactgacgatgcactttaaatcaatgtgtatctcaaactttaaactgatataaatataaataatctccatatgtatatgcttggcccatcacactcaagctgaccccaaccataccgtgcttcgcgattcattaatgcgactggaggtcgtggttcgtaggaggcaaCAAAAcgtaataaaaggaaaacaagggaatcgacaCCTAAACCCCATTAACCTCAAAATTCtgtggccaaagccatttattaaggtTTGGTtgctcaagaggcgctatttgagacgatgcattattcacgcccacaaatattacgcattatgtgtgtgtttgtgtatttgtgtatgtgtgtgtgtgtgtttgtgtgtgtgtgtgtatgtgtgcgaaagagagagggagagggtggtgtggAGAAGGGGGGTATTCGCGGACGGTAGCCTTGATAGGATGGGACATAACAGAACACTTACTCCTTGCTTTGTCTAGCGAATCCAGAtcactcccttcgccccccctaaaaaaattcATATGTCCAGGTTGATTGTTCAAGGCAAGAGGAGtaagatctctccaagccaggtCTGACGAGGCAACAACGCTTATGTTGTTAAGTGTACAATGCTCCTGTTTGTATAGAAGTCTGTGATTGGCGCCTGGTATTTCGCAAATATCAGCCATTAGAATTATGTTAAAAAGTTTGGAAACATTACAGAGTTTTGCCTAATACCAATACCAGTGCTTGAAATATCTGTCCTTTTCCTTAAAATAGAACGATTAGAAATGGTATAACTGGAACCTTTAGCACAATCGATGACAACATTTAATCTCAAATCATTTTTAACAAAAAATGCGCATGTAATATTACATGTAAGAGTTTCCTTTAAACTTTAAAAGGGTAAAATACGTTTCACTTATTATattatctgtaaatgtaaatcgtAAGATATTCTCACCTAATGCATTGCCTTTGCGTTGCTTCCTTACGGAATTCATGAATGGCAAATGAGGGCTGACCGCTTTTTCGttcagcatttctgccgttctccaaacattagatgataaagaaaacggataaagataatgaaatggaACCACACACTAACATAAACGGATGCATAGTTTATTTaagtaacacacacaaatatatatatatatatatatatatatatatatatatatatatatatatatatatatatatatatttgtctatatatatacatacacacacacacacacacacacacacacacaaacacacacacaaacacacacacacacaagcacacacacacagacacacaaacacacacacacacacacacacacacacacacacacacatatatatatatataatatatatatatatatatatatatatatatataaataacatatatatatataatatataatatataatatataatatatatatatatatatatatatatatatgcagctttacatatatatatatatatatatatatatatatatatatatatatatatatatgtgtgtgtgtgtgtgtgtgtgtgtgtgtgtgtgtgtgtgtatgcagctttacacacacacacacacacacacacacacacacacacacacacacacacacacacacacacacacacacacacacacacacacacacacacacacacatctatatatatatatatatatatatatatatatatatatatatatatatatatgtatgtgtgtgtgtatctgtgtacatatatatttatgtatgtatacatatagagagatatataaatagatatacatatatatatatatatatatatatatatatatatatatatataaacacacacacacacacacacacacacacacacacacacacacacacacacacacacacacacacacacaaacaaacacacacacaaacacacacatgtgtgtgtgtgtgtgtgtgtgtgtattatatatatatgtatatatatacacatatacatatatacatatatgtatatatatatgtatatatatatatatatatatatatatatatatatatatatatatagagagagagagagagagagagagagagagagagagagagagagcgagagggatggagagagagagtgagaggaagagggagttggagagggagagggagggtgagagtgagagggagagggagagggagagagatagggatagggatagggatagggatagggatagggatagggatagggataggcatagggatagagatagagagagagagagagagagagagagagagagagagagagagagagagagagagagagagagagagagagagagagagagagagagagagagagagagaggggggggggggtagctggtagacagagatagatatacaagtaaatatgtgTACTGAATGTAAATGTACTCAAACAGattaatatttcttttcatataatTTAGTTAGATAAATAGCAAAATAACGAAGTTACCCATAAAAATACTTTTCTTTGATAAACTTGTCAAGTAAGAAAATGGTAAACAATGTGGAGGTATGCcttattcaatatatattctaGATTTAACATTAACCAATAAGCAATCATATTGCTCCTGTGGCTATAAGAAGTCGATGAAATATTTATTGGAATTATTTTCTGCATTCCAATCATTCCTTGAGTAAATCACTTAAGGAATCGCTCATAATTTCATAGCAATaaggcatataaataaataagtaaataaataaataaatatgtatacacacacacacacacacacacacacacacacacacacacacacacatatatatatatatatatatatatatatatatgcatatatatatatatatatatatatatatatatatatatatgcatatatatacatatatataaatatataaatatatatattcatatatatatatatgtatgtatgtatgtatatatatacatatacacatacaaacccacccatccacccacacacacatacacacacacacacatatatacctatctacctacattatatatatataaatatatatatatatatatatatatatatatgtatatataatatatatatgtatgtatatatatacacacatatatatatgcatatacatatacatatatatatatatatatatatatatatatatatatatatatatatgttcgtgtgtgtgtgtgtgtgtgtgtgtgtgtgtgtatgtatataaagtaacaCTGCAAAGCTTTGCGCTTCCTTGATAGATTCAAGAATCTGGTGCTATCACATTCCACGCCACTGTCTGTCGAGCGTTTTGTCATTGAAAGCATAGGTTCGTTGCATTTCGTTATCAAATCGGTTAATTACAGCATGAGAAGGCGTACATTAGTATCAAGGACATTCCAAGGGATGTCCTTGATCACAATATTTATTTGCTGCTAAGAAACAATTATAAGATCTGCACCTCAATCGAATAGCCTCGATCATGTCATGTTATAGCCTGGTAGATTAAGTAAACCGGAAGTCTACCCCAGGCTAGATTTGTTGTATAAGTAGATGGGATGAAGCGTCACATGGGATCTATTTAATGCAAAACTTGGGTAGCTACTTTATGTGGGTAATAAAACTCATTTAACAGGAGCATGTAAACAATGCCTATCGTGGAGTGAGCGCTAGTGAGGTGTAGAAATATGTAATTTAATAATGTTAAATAACAGTAGGCGAAAGGGTTTCCCATGGCGTCATATATGTTTTTTCCACAAAATATTTTGAAAACGCAATTTTATGGGCTGCCACTACTCTATACTTGCCATTATTGGAATACTGTTACTATACACAAGCGTATTATAATGCTCCCCTAAATGGTAAGTTACGCTCAGccgaaaaatacaataaatattatTGTCTGAAATCGCCCTCTGCCTGTTATGGCAGACCGATCTTTCCTCGTACAGTATACATTGGAAATTTACCTGAGTTGCCCACTCTAGTTTATCCGCATTTCTTTTCATAAAATGTACTAAACGTATAAATTATTAAGAAGTGCGACATTGAACATGTAAACATCATTGATCTAAAAAGTATACGATTATTCATAGTGGCTGTGTTGCAGGAGTAAAGGTTTCAAGACACTCTATGGGAGTGTGGCGCTGCGTCTGCTGCCGCCTCGCTGGAAGACCGAGATCAGGTGACATTGGCTGAAATTCCACCATTATCAGGGGCCGGATATTCAAAAGAGCCTTAAACCTAAAATACGAAAAAAGCAGAAGCATAAAAATGTCCACTTTGATATAAAACTCACGAATAAAAGTACAGTATCCAGCCTAGACTTCTGATTTTCCTAAATCCTAAAATGACCACTTGTACTTATCGTAGGCAGGAGGTTGGGGTGGGCTGATTCACAGATTTTTTTCTTGCTCAAACAAACGGCCGGTTTGTAAAGACAAAGAGTCCAAAGCGGTGCTTCCTAAACTATGGTAGGCTCCAGAATCCCCGtgggtgtggggattgtgggtacttgaaaCCCGAATCTGGGAATGCGCACTGGATAATATGAGTATTATCTGACgttatagatgaatatacaatatCAAAGTAGGATTTCCCACCAATCTTCTCGTCATAGAATAGCATCAGGCATCCTCTAAcagaaggtctatataagtacaggtctcgtcactaagcgactcaaattcgtccatctcgcgcatgacgtcatctggagacCGAGCCTGGGGGTTCGATGCTTGACTGATCGGCGCGTGCAAAACCACAATATCCAGTgattggttgcagcttatatatgtacatttatgttatt
This genomic interval from Penaeus vannamei isolate JL-2024 chromosome 35, ASM4276789v1, whole genome shotgun sequence contains the following:
- the LOC113822856 gene encoding carboxypeptidase B; translated protein: MKSLKLQVLWVLLLNSLIGGAPYDRYKVLRVGFPRRADDGERLQRLVAETAGAEVWRRSVEGAQEVWEVLVPPSGGSRFASDLSQGHYSLSVKIEDVQKLLDEQESERVALRRHRTSSAFSHSNYNDLQDIYGILDKLESENPLVSTYVAGTSLEGRLIRVAQVSVGGDRTRQVVWIDCGTHAREWISPATCQWVLDQLTSGYNADPAITELLDAYDFHILPVVNPDGYAFSWEEDRLWRKNRHPYNETCVGVDLNRNFDSHFGGIGSSNIHCLPIYHGEMAFSELETQAVRDSLTSLKGRLKAYFALHSFSQKWMFPYGYNFEKPENYDELLRVASIGAEALFAVNGTEYSVGSQAITIYPNAGTAVDWVYDSLGVSYTYIIELPDKGDYGFLLPPSFIVPVGQETWAGIMAAIKAM